Part of the Triticum urartu cultivar G1812 chromosome 2, Tu2.1, whole genome shotgun sequence genome, gtgggccttagtggaagagaggagaggtggccagggctgggccgcgcgcccctccccccctagtccgaataggacaaggagagggggccggcgcccccccttccttctctctctcctctttcccctcctcccgaatcctattccaactaggaaagggggggaatcgtactcccggagggagtaggactcctcctggcgcaccctctcctggccggccgcaccccccctttgatcctttatatacggaggcagggagcatcccaagagacacaagttgatccatgtgatcatattcttagccgtgtgcggtgcccgcttccaccatagtcctcgataatattgtagcggtgcttaggcgaagccctgcgacggtagtacatcaagatcgtcaccacacctcgtgctgacggaactcttccccgacactttgctagatcggagtccggggatcgtcatcgagctgaacgtgtgctagaactcggaggtgccgtagtttcggtgcttgatcggtcgggccgtgaagacgtacgactacatcaaccacgttgtgctaacgcttccgttgtcgatctacaagggtacgtagattacactctcccctctcgttggtatgcatcaccatgatcttgcgtgtgcgtaggattttttttttgaaattactacgttacccaacacgtttctctaagatggcacattttatccatgcaacaagatagaagatgcttcacatgttgctaatctcttttgtagggaaatactgtgtctacatggagtgcccaagacgattgtctcggaccgcaacgtcaagttcctaagctacttttggaagaccctatgcgccaagctcggaatcaagctgctcttctccacggcttaccatcctcaaaccgacggccaaacggaggtgaccaaccacACACTCTCCGCCCTACTttgagtactcatcaagaagaacatcaaggagtgggaggagtgcctacctgtcgccgagttcgcctacaaccgagcaagacattCAACGACCgacaagtcccccttcgaggtcgtctacggtttcaatccattgtcaccattggacattcttcctctaccactccaagagcgcatcaatttggacgcaagtgcacgagcaacacatctcaagaaggtgcatgaagatacaggaaacaccatcgagcgccaagttcaacgccttgcgaccaagctcaatttcaacaagcaacctatggtaTTCAACACCGGAgacctcgtgtggctacaccttcacaAGGATCGCTTTCCataagaacgcaagtccaaaattcgaccacgagcggatggacccttcaaggtgtttgcacgctacaacaacaacgcatacaagatcgacattcctcgcgacaagtactccgtgagcgacaccttcaacgtcaaagatctttctccctaccatggtgatgaagaatttgatccaaggaaggatcttccccaagggaggggagatgatgcggagcatcccaaggtcatccccatggacctaccatcgcctcaccaagtgcctagcggacccatgacacgagcacgtgaaagagctctcgaaaccgaggtgacatcactcctttCACATTTCCACTTcaatgcacatgagacatggctactacctcatatggacaccttgtgcatactcaggtatcatggagaagctaaggagcaaggggaagaagaagaggaagatggacgtgaagacgaagaagaagaacagCTCAAAGTTcccaggctccggacgaccgacgaGCACCGGACGTCCGATGATCTCTAGGCTCCGGGCGACCGGCCCtctccaggctccggacgaccggcacttccacacccgagccaaaacAGACGGACATCCGACGCCCCACGGACGaccgacgcccggacgtccgaccgaagaccacccgagccgaatctacggacgtccgacaggcaccgggcgtccggaccctcgcgagcctccggacgaccaGTGACTCCCGGACATCCGACGCCTGTGTGCTGCTTcgtgttgggccgcagcccatgtaccccttcgccctcctcttttgcactaagactatatatactccaccccgtccaactttctagggttagcgttggtttagctcatgtttagagatagagatacgctcatccacatcggatctactccttgagagagaccgcggcctcttcggagaagatccctttggattcaagacctcctcgcggagaagaacatcaagacctcctcatggagaagaccggctacctatgtatcgtccctagttgatcgtgcatcgtgtatcgttctatgtatccgacgatctagcacatgtgtgactttcttgtgttggtttagtgattctcttgtgtttcccttgTGCTTTCCCTCTCTTCCCcctttgtgttcttcgtgttcttcgagggatccgctcctttcgtgaaagatcggcctatagggttcctaccctacatcactCGTCCATGTGGTAGTCTGACGACCTGCCCCCCGCCACGGTCGTCTTCAATGTCGTGATACACACCCTGGCATTCTCGAGCATTGCGCCGGCGTTAGGCCCAGCCACGACATCTTCCACGGGTTCGTGCACGACGTCCCTCCGCAGGGGCACGCGGATGCGTACACTCATATGAAGCTTGTGATTGTCAAGCATAGCGTGCGGGATTAGTGATTTGTTGTGAAGGAATATCTTATTTtattatggaagatatcaagaAAAATTTTATGTCTGTCTTTTAGGAAGGTGATCTCACATATATGGTGCAATTTCTGAATTCTTAATTACTTATTATTTACATGATTGAATTGAATCGGCACCTACCAAAGGAAGAACGAAACAAGATCTCCCCTTAATGAGATTTGGTTTTTTAATGCGAGGGAGAAAAAACTAGTGGGGGTGGTGGGAGGTGGGACGAAGTAAAACCAGACGAAAATAAACCGTACCAGGCTACCAACTCCTCCATTAAGAGTAGAGATTAGTAATTTGTTATGAAGGGATATCTTATTTTATTATGAAAGATTATCAAGAAAAATTTTATGTCTGTCTTTTAGGAAGGTGATCTCACATATATGGTGCAATTTCTAAATTCTTAATTACTTATTATTTACATGATTGAATTGAATCGGCACCTACCAAAGGAAGAACGAAACAAGATCTCCTCTTAATGGGATTTGGGTTTTTAATGGGAGGAAGAAAAACTAGTGGGAGGGGTGGTGGGAGGTGGGACAAAGTAAAACCGGACAAAAATAAACCGTACCAGGCTACCAATTGCTCCATTAGAAGTAGAGATTAGTGATTTGTTATGAAGGGATATCTTATTTTATTATGAAAGATTATTAAGAAAAATTTTATGTCTGTCTTTTAGGAAGGTGATCTCACATATATGGTGCAATTTCTGGATTCTTAATTACTTATTATTTACATGATTGAATTGAATCGGCACATACCAAAGAACGAAACAAGATCTCCCCTTAATGGGGTTTGGTTTTTTAATGGGAGGAAGAAAAAAACTgtgggagggggtggtgggaCGAAGTACGCCCGGACGAAAATAAACCGTATcagactaccaactgctccattaggagtagagattagTGATTTGTTATGAAGGGATATCTTATTTTAATATGAAAGATTATCAAGAAAAAATTTATGTCTATCTTTAAGGAAGGTGATCTCACATATATGGTGCAATTTCTGAATTCTTAATTACTTATTATTTACATGATTTAATTGAATCGGCACCTACCAAAGGAAGAACGAAACAAGATCTCCCCTTAATGGGATTTGGTTTTTTAATGGGAGGGAGAAAAAACCAGTGGGAGGGGTGGTGGGAGGTGGGACAAAGTAAAACCAGACGAAAATAAACCGTACATGCTACCAACAGCTCCATTAAGAGTAGAGATTAGTGATTTTTTATGAGGAGATATCTTATTTTATTATGAAAGATTATCAAGAAAATTTTTATGTCTGTCTTTTAGGAAGGTGATCTCACATATATGGTGCAATTTCTGAATTCTTAATTACTTATTATTTACATGATTGAATTGAATCGGCACCTACCAAAAGAAGAACGAAACAAGATCTCCCCTTAATGGGATTTGGTTTTTTAATGGGAGGAAGAAAAACTAgtgggagggggtggtgggaggtgGGACGAAATAAAACCGGACAAAAACAAACCGTACCAGACTACCAACTGCTACATTAAGAATAGAGATTAGTGATTTGTTATGAAGGGATATCTTATTTTATTATGAAAGATTATTAGAAAAAATTTATTTCTGTCTTTTAGGAAGGTGATCTCACATATATGGTGCAATTTCTGATTCTTAATTACTTATTATTTACATGATTGAATTGAATCGACACCTATCAAAGGAAGAACAAAACAAGATCTCCCCTTAGTGGGATTTGGTTTTTTAATGGGAGGAAGAAAAAACCAGTGGGAGGGGGTAGTGGGAGGTGGGACGAAGTAAAACCGGACGAAAATAAACTGTATCAGACTATCAACTGCTTTATTAGGAGTAGAGATTAGTGATTTGTTATGAAGGGATATCTTATTTTATTATGAAAGATTATCAAGAAAAATTTTATGTTTGTGTTTTAGAAAGGTGATCTCACATATATGGTGCAATTTTTGAATTCTTAATTACTTATCATTTACATGGTTGAATTGGATCGGCACCTACCAAAGAAAGAACGAAACAAGATCTCCCCTTAATGAGATTTGGTTTTTTAATGGGAGGGAGAAAAACCATAGGGAGAGGGTGGTGAGAGGTGGGACGAAGTAAAACTGGACGAAAATAAACCGTACCAcgctaccaactgctccattatTAGTAGAGATTACTGATTTGTTATGAGGGAATATCTTATTTTATTATGGAAGATTATCAAGAAAATTTTTATGTCTGTCTTTTAGAAAGGTGATCTCACACATATGGTGCAATTTCCAAAGTCTTAATTACTTATTATTTACATGATTGAATTGAATCGGCACCTACCAAAGGGAGAACAAAACAAGATCTCCCCTTAATGGGATTTAGTTTTTTAATGGGAGGGAGAAAAACTAGTGGGAGGGGGTGGTGGAAGGTGGGACGAAGTAAAACCGGACGAAAATAAACCATACCAAGCTAACAACTGCTTCATTAGAAATAGAGATTATATGGGAAAAAATCATGCGCTAATTTACAGAAAGTAAATCagtatctatatctatatctatatggATAACATAATGTGCATGAATTATTACCCCTCGCCATATTTTGTTGGAGGGATTCATCGTCCGAAATCAATAAAGAAAAATATCTGCCTCATCCCAAGAGAAAAATACAAGGCAATCTAGATAAGCATCCGATCCAGCACGGAGCAGTCTTCACTGTACTTGGCACGCACCTGGCGCCGTGATTCGCCGGGCGATCAAAGAAAGGACGGCGAAAAGGGGAGGCAGGCGGGCGCGGCTACAAGCAGCCGGCGCACGCGACCACAAGGGGGAAGGGGGGATGCACAGCACGCACGTTCTCCTTCAGTTTTCTTTCTTCTACCCCTCGGGGAGGCTCAGTTGGTTGGTGAAGCAGGCCAAGACGTTTCGATCTTTTTTACCCGAAAAGATACACATTTTGATTTGACGCTGACCCAACCAACCGCCCCGTGGTATCAGTCCTGAGTCGTGAGCCCACGCGTCCCCACCAGGCCACCACACCAACCCCGATACACAGCTCAGGTCCTCAACACAAACCAACCAATCGCCACCTATATATCCCCTTCCGCCCTCCCCTTCCACCCTCAGCTTCCCCCATCGAAGCTTACTCGACTACCTACCTACCAGTTTTAGTTTCTCGTTTATTTACCTTTAGTTACCCGGCGCCATCGGCATCGACAGATTTCCAAGCCAAGAAACGGACCAACAGCTAGCTAATCGGCGCCGTTACTGGTCATGGCCGCCGCGAGTTTCATCAAGGCGCCCGCCGGGCAGAATCCCAGGCTCGCAATCCACGCTCCGGGGAGGGGCGCCCGCGTGGTCAGGTGCTCGCTTGGCGCGGCCGTCGGCGGCCGGACCGAGTGGCTCAGCAACTGTGCCGTCCTCTCCAGCAAGGTTGCCGCGCTCGGCCCCCACTCCGTCAACGGCCACGCCGCGCCGGCGCCGGCCCCCAACGGGTCGGTGCTTGACTTGATCCCTGTGAGCGGTGTTAACGGCGTTGCCAAGAACCTGCCGGCGCCGCTGCGGATCGCCGACCTGTCCCCGGCGCCGATGCACGGCTCGGAGCTGCGCGTGGCGTACCAGGGCGTGCCCGGCGCGTACAGCGAGAAGGCGGCCGGCAAGGCCTACCCGGGCTGCGACGCCATCCCCTGCGACCAGttcgaggtggcgttccaggccGTGGAGCTGTGGATCGCGGACCGGGCCGTGCTCCCCGTGGAGAACTCGCTCGGCGGCAGCATCCACCGCAACTACGACCTGCTGCTCCGCCACCGGCTCCACATCGTGGGCGAGGTGCAGCTCCCCGTGCACCACTGCCTCCTCGCTCTCCCGGGCGTTCGCAAGGAGAACATCACCCGCGTGATCAGCCACCCGCAGGCGCTGGCGCAGTGCGAGCACACCATCACCCGCATGGGCCTCAACGTCGTCCGCGAGGCCTTCGACGACACCGCCGGCGCCGCCGAGTACGTGGCCAACAACGGCCTCCGCGACACGGCCGCCATCGCGTCGTCCCGCGCCGCCGAGCTGTACGGCATGGAGATCCTCGCCGACGGCATCCAGGACGACTGCGGCAACGTGACCCGGTTCGTGATGCTGGCCAGGGAGCCCATCGTGCCGCGCACGGACCGGCCGTTCAAGACCAGCATCGTGTTCGCGCACGACAAGGAGGGCACCTCCGTGCTCTTCAAGGTGCTCTCCGCCTTCGCCTTCCGCGACATCACGCTGACCAAGATCGAGAGCCGGCCGCACCGCCACCGCCCCATCCGCCTGGTGGACGACGCCAACCGCGGCACGGCGAAGCATTTCGAGTACATGTTCTACGTCGACTTCCAGGCGTCCCTGGCGGAGCCGCGGGCGCAGAACGCGCTGGCCGAGGTCCAGGAGTTCACGTCGTTCCTGCGGGTGCTCGGGAGCTACCCGATGGACATGACCCCGATGACCGCCGGCTCCTCCTCCACCGTCACATCGTCCGACTCGTAGCTCCCTAGAGGTATCGAGGAGCAGTAGGGGAGTCGGTTAATTTGTGGTCATGTCGTCGGCCCGCTCCTCCCTCGTTGGCAGCTGGGGTAATTAGTTTTGTTCCTCATGTTTCTTGTCATAATACATGTAAAATCGTGCCATTTGAGCCAGTTAAGTTAATACGCAGTGGAATATACCCTGTGAGATACAATATGAACTCATGTCGTTGCCCGTGTCGTGCCGAAGCAACTTGTCGGGCTCAAACGGAAGTTGCAAGGAATTTGTGGCTACGTTGACGTGCTGTGATGAAACTAAGCGGGTAGGTGGCGGGGGCACGTTCGTCCTTGCTCTTGGGCTTGCCTTTCATTGTAGCCTTTTGTTCTGGTAGTTTGTTGCACGTCCCCGTGGCGTGCCTCGTCTCCAacgcacacgcacgcacgcacgaaCGTTTCTTGGGAATGGAATGGTCAGGGAAACAACCTGGGAGTGAACGGGTAGATGCGGTCAGGGCCTGGTGGGTTGCTTTTCAAACAAAGGTGGATGAACGACTCCGGGGAATAACATAGTACTACGTGGTACTACTCACAAAGTCATTTACCCACGTGTTTGTGGTGACCCAAACGAACTAATCACTCTTTTGATGTACTTATAAAAACGAAAGGATCACTGGTTAATTAACCGGCTGGACCCCAAGGACAGGGACGCGCCATCTGCACCACGCCCGCGCAGCCCAACAACAACGGCAGCCACAATCGTGGACCATGTCGCCACACAGCAAACGCCAAACGGCCACCATATCGAAACTACGACAAATTTCAGGGCGGAATTTAAAAGATGCACATTTCTGGCCAGAATTTAAAAAAAATATAAGAGCGTTTGGACCACTAAAATAATTGTCTAAACGCTCTTATACAGTATTGTATTTCTTAACAGAGGAAATATATATATGTAtgttatatactccctccgtttctaaatatttattTTTTAAAGATTTTAAATAAACTACcacatacgaatgtatatagattcacttattttgctctgtatgtagttaCTTGTTGAGATCTTTAGAAAAAGAAATataaaggaacggagggagtataatacACTAAATATAACATGGGCATAACGAATGTTTCAGCCGATAAGGCCACAAGCAACTCGAGTAGCCACCACGTGGACCTGCTTCGAGGGGACTAGCAACTCACCACGCATGTAACTCCCTCCAGTCATTTTACTTCGCATATAAGTTTTGTTCAAAGTCAAATTTCataaagtttgaccatatttattATATCAAGAGTATGTCGAGGAGGGGTCGGGGTTAATGAGAAATTTAATTATTTTTTCAAAACTTAAAATCTCTCAGTTCAGCACAAcagaaaataaatctaagcagGAACAAAAACTATTGAATCTCACAAAAAACTACTGAAGAATATCACACCATAAGGTAAACTTTTTTAATAAAAGAGATGATAATCCTATGGGTAGAGTAGCACAAAACTTTGAGAATAATAACGGTGACAAGGAATGAAAACAAAATAGTCAGCATATATGATATTGCACACACAACACAAAATAAACATACAGAGTAACAGGCTAAGTTGGATAACTAAGTAGCTCTAGATGAGCAGATGAATATACAGACAAACAACCTTGACAACAAAGAACACACGTATGCCACATAACATGGTCATAGACCAGATAAATTTGCTCCAAGGATAATGAGGCGAAATTAAACTGAAGAACAACACGGCAAACACTACTTCGTTGAGAAAGAATTGCACAAGATGAATGCGAACAGAGAAGTAACCAATGGTGCTTGATGGCGACAGATGATTTGGTAGTAGTTCACTCTTCTGCAAAAGAATTACGTCTAGTTGGAGGGACTTGTGAATGAACACAAGAGCTAACCTCTCACCGCCCTATTCTCCTCAATGCAAAGTTGATCAAACTTCAGTTAATTTTACTCGTGGTAGATTCTTCTTGGCGATCTCCAAACCATCAACAGACTTGCTTCACCAACCACAATGACTCTTGGTTGCTGAAGACTTTGACTCGATGATGACAATTACTCTTCGCTACGCGAGTAGATGCCTAACCGTCTAGAGAGTTGCAGCTATCAAGAGTAATATGTATAAGAATTCTCAACTCAGATCTACTATGATGCTCAACCACTCTCTAAGTGTCGGTTCTTGGTTTTCTCTCGGTGGATTTAACTCAAATCTCTCACAGAGGGTGCTCAATCAATTTTCTCAAAATCTCAAGTGGACCAACCAACGAACAACATTGGTGTGGGGTGACAATTTATAGCCATGGCAATCCCAAAGGGGAAATGACCAATAAGGACACGCGGTTCAGCCAATGGCCAACCGACACATTTTCATCGATCGGATTTCAAACACACCCGGTAACTTTACTCGAGgaacaagtaaagctgactcctCTGCTGAAGCATTTCTCTCGCGGCTCAGAAGAACATCGTTTCTAGCTGGCGAGTAAATGTTTTGAAGCAAGATATCTCAACTCTTATAGGATAGGTTACAGTTAAGCATCACAACAGACAAAAGTCTCGAAATACTTATACCCCTCATAATAGTACGGTAGTCATATGACTCAAGGAAGAAAATGAAATGACGAAACAAATGCTACGTCTTCACTTTGTCTTCATTCTTCTCTACTGCACTCATTTCTTCTCAAACACCTTACGTACCAATTGCTTGATGTCAACAATCTTTTTAGGGGCCATCTCTGACATGCAATCTTCTCGATATTGAACTCCTCAAAATCTATTAATCTTCTCTTCTTCGCGGAAGAATTTTTCTGAAGTTTATAGCAATCTTCTCGACACTCCATGGACTATTTCTCTCTCTGTGTGCACTAGCAAACACCCTCATTATTTCTGACAACAATCTCCAAAACACAAGGGGAAAGAATTGCACCAACAACCCCCCCTTTTGGGTGATTGTTGACAAAACAGATAATCATCTATGAGTAGATAAGTTTTTAACCAGTAACATGCAGAAAGTAAAAACAATCAATAATCTCAAAGATAAAATACCCCCCGGCCTAAATGTATGCAGCCTTTGAAAGATTTGTTGTGCGATAACCTGCATATATTAGAATAAAACCTCAGAGAAATATTTCATATCTTCGAGAATAATGGATTTCATTGAGAGAGAAATATCAAGTAAGAATATTTCAATGCATCCATAGTGTACTTTGATAATAATGTTTCCAACAAAAGAATTTTTTTGAGAGGTAGTGTGACAGGAATTCAAAACAGTTATATCACAGAGATTCATACAAGCTCCAGAGTGATCTCTGATACAAATTTCACCTGCAGAAATAGATGTATTAACGTTACAACCTCAGAGTATCATGACACATACTTAAGAGTTTTACAACATGATAAAAATTCATATACAAAACCGTTTGTAAACTCGTAGAAGAACCAAATAGAAAATACCCAACCCTGGCAAATGTTCCCACATCTAACTCTCTCGATATCATCTCCCACTTTTTGTCAACAAGTAGCAAAGAGAACGAGAAGAAACATGAGGATAAACTACACGcccgaagaagatgaagaactGGAGCTGCTTGACGAAGAAGATCCAACCTTCCCAGATGAAGTAGCTCGCGGAGATTAATCGACAGCACCAGCTACTCCTCCACCTCGATCTTTGGGAGCGGTGTGAGTAGATGGACCTATAGGTTGATCTTCGGCGGCATTTTCTTCACCTTTCTTGAACTCAAGAGAATTCACCTCagaatcaacatcaagaatgtCATCTGGCTCAACAAAGATTAAATCTGTCGATGTAGACCTGGAAGAACTGGGGTGTCCCTGCGCTTGCGAGTCAAAAGCATCGATGTAGTCATACTTCTTGTGAATGCCTTTAGCTTTGAGTGGATCCTTGGTATACCATTTCCGAAGAAGTGGCCATGAGCGGTGCTTCTCTTCCTTCATTACCAGCATTGCCTAGCCAGCAGTCTATGTGACATGATTTAATTCAGCCGCAAGATATTCTTTCTCCTTATGGTTCAGCCTGACATGCTTGTCGAGAATTTGTTGAGTGTGAAGACAAATCTCATATAGTGAGGGATTTTCTTCTCAGGGTATCTCAATCGTTGTCTTCTTAATATTCTTGGATTCTAGAGCTATATTCTTCTCAGGCTCAACAACCGATTTCCCTCATTGTCCTTGATAACTCGAAGAGTATGGCAGATAGGTGGTATGAAAGGTTTCCGAGCACAATGACCGAAATACCTCTTGTCTTGTGCCATGTCAATAAGAATTTGAATCATGGGTGCATATATGTTAGGGCACCTAGGATATTCCGCCATAGTGACAAGATTGCGAAGAAATAAATCTTCGATGTCAATTGTTTCTCTGAGGGAATATCATACTGTGTGTTCCTGAGCACACATTCATTCGTTGGCGGCCTCTGAATAGGCACGAGAGCATTGCATATGATCTAGAAGAGAGTCTGATTTTCGAAATTAAAATCCTTCAGATCCTGGTTAGTTGAGACAGCATCTCCAACTTTCGGATCCATCAGAAGATGGAGTTGCGCATTTCACACATCCCAGAAGTGCATTTTGTTCTCTCTTTCTTCATCAATTTCAAAGTGGGAAAAATTCAGCCTCTCCAGCATCCCATCAGCAGTACATGTGATCTTTTCATGCTCAGACATCCACTTAAACATCCATGTCTTGGTGTCCATCCTGTCTCCTGAAACATACAATGTTGCATACAACTAGAAAATTAAATCTCGGTTCCAACCATGATTGAACCTCAGAAACCTTTTCAGATGAGTTCATCAAACTGGTTGAGGACATTGCTGAAGCAAGGTAAATCTTACATTGAAGCAATATCCAGATATACTTATGTTCAAAGATGCGATTCTTGAAACATAAGATCCGAGAATAATAAGTAGCTTGCTTAGTGGTCCAGAAACAAGGGGATAGAGACGTTTTACTCTTAGTGTACATGCTCTTTCCTAAGAAGGCAAGCATGGAGCAGTGAATATTTTGGTTGAAGGCTGGACCATTTGGACCCATTCCATCAGGAAAAGCAAGAATGGCCTCTCTTGGCTTTGGATGACGTACATCCTCATCCAAGTAGCCAGCAGCTCTTGTGTCATTTGGTGCAGCCTGTTTTCATCAATCGTAGGCAGAATTGGCACAAATGATGATTGTTTTTCTCCTTGCGAGTTTGCTTGGAGGAGCTAGAAGGCACACCCCGGGGTCAGTGGGGGGACGACGGTCATAAGGTTTATGGTGAAGGTTAACATCGAGGTTCGTCGTCGACAGGTGGTGGACGTGGTTATGCTTGGCAAAGCGATGGCACAGCTGACAAACCTTTTTACGGTCCCCCGGGTGGCTTTGTTGAGGGGGTATCAGGCCCTAACCACCGACAACATGGTGGCTACCGTGGTCATCGTGGTCGAGGTGGCCGAGGTGGCCGGTACCGGCAACATCATCCTCCTTCGCCTATCGTTGTTGAGCAGACGAACTCCGCGGAGGCGGCCAATCCTGGTCAGATGCTGGAACTATCACATCACGCTATGGAGGTGGTCACAGAGCTGGCAACGGATATTGCCACAGCGTCGGGGTCGGTTGAGAATGCAGACAAGGCAAATTCTGATAAAGCGTCCAAGTGGGCACGCAAGAAGGAGAAGATGCTATGCTATCGTTGTGGTGAGAAGGGCCGCTTTATTGCGGAATGCGTGACTGAGCTTTGTGATACCTGCAGCAAGCCGGCACATGATACGGGGGAGTGTCCGATTTTTGCGTGATCGGATGCCCACTATTACTATATATGGTGTATATTGTGCTGAGCTGATGTTCTTTGAGTCCCCTAGTGCGCGAGAGATCCCAGAGGAGACCCCGAGCATGACTACTGGAATTGTGAAAATTACCAAATGTGATGTCTCTGAGTCTCAGATTGTGCAAAGGCCTATGGAGTTAGTTCCAGGTGACTACCAGTGGGAGCTTGTCAGTCTTGAGGGCAACATGTATAAGGTTGACTTCCCTTCTGTTCAGGATTTGCAGAGACTTTTGAGTTTTGGGTTGTGCCGAGTGCCTGGCATAGAGTGTATTCTGGAGTTCCACGAGTGGAAGAAGGTTGAGCCAAAGGGCAAGCCTCTTACTCGGGTGTGGTTACGTTTTTCTAGGGCTCCCTCGAAGCCGATGCAGGATGCTAAGGTCGCTGCTAGCCTGGGCATTTTGGTAGGGAAGACTGAGCAAGTGGATATGGCCTTTACCCGAGCTCACGAGGTGGCTCGTCTGTTGGTGAGTGTTCGAGATATTGAGTTTGTGCCTGATGTGGTTACGTGGACATATCAGGGCGAAATGTTCCCACTTGAGGTTGAGTTTGAGGATACCGAGCTTTTCGCTGACGCCATCAATGGAACTGATACAGACATGCACGAGGGAGATGATAGTTCTGTGGCCAAGGAGGCGCCCGGGGCTGATGTTGGACGTGAGATGTCCAACGGTTCGGGGCCCGTCGCTCAGCCAACCGGGGACGGGACAGCACCTTCCCCTTTAGTGCCGATGAACACGTTGAGATTTGGGTCGTTTGAGCCAGCTTCTGCCCCTCCCAGACTTTGGAGTGACCGGGTGGAGGCCGATGATGTGCTGGAGCATACGCTCCCTCCGCTGGT contains:
- the LOC125535946 gene encoding arogenate dehydratase/prephenate dehydratase 6, chloroplastic-like, which codes for MAAASFIKAPAGQNPRLAIHAPGRGARVVRCSLGAAVGGRTEWLSNCAVLSSKVAALGPHSVNGHAAPAPAPNGSVLDLIPVSGVNGVAKNLPAPLRIADLSPAPMHGSELRVAYQGVPGAYSEKAAGKAYPGCDAIPCDQFEVAFQAVELWIADRAVLPVENSLGGSIHRNYDLLLRHRLHIVGEVQLPVHHCLLALPGVRKENITRVISHPQALAQCEHTITRMGLNVVREAFDDTAGAAEYVANNGLRDTAAIASSRAAELYGMEILADGIQDDCGNVTRFVMLAREPIVPRTDRPFKTSIVFAHDKEGTSVLFKVLSAFAFRDITLTKIESRPHRHRPIRLVDDANRGTAKHFEYMFYVDFQASLAEPRAQNALAEVQEFTSFLRVLGSYPMDMTPMTAGSSSTVTSSDS